One stretch of Gambusia affinis linkage group LG05, SWU_Gaff_1.0, whole genome shotgun sequence DNA includes these proteins:
- the s100a1 gene encoding protein S100-A1 — translation MRGKLSSRRLFGQELFAPLFKTAKMSSTLQGAMEDLIKVFYRYSGNEGDKYKLNKKELKKMLQEELSEFLNGSNDPAVVEKIMAGLDDNKDGEVDFQEFVVLVAALTVACNEFFVDCLKESKGSN, via the exons ATGAGAGGAAAACTCAGCAGCAGAAGACTCTTTGGTCAGGAACTATTTGCACCACTATTCAA GACTGcaaaaatgtcttccactttGCAAGGAGCCATGGAAGACCTTATCAAGGTTTTTTACCGCTACTCAGGAAACGAAGGTGACAAGTACAAGTTGAACAAGAAGGAGCTGAAGAAGATGCTTCAGGAAGAACTCTCAGAATTCCTGAAT ggttCAAATGATCCTGCTGTGGTTGAGAAGATTATGGCTGGCCTAGATGACAACAAAGATGGTGAAGTGGACTTCCAGGAGTTTGTGGTTTTGGTCGCTGCGCTGACTGTGGCTTGCAATGAGTTCTTTGTGGATTGTCTTAAAGAGAGCAAGGGCTCAAACTAA